Proteins encoded together in one Gemmatimonadota bacterium DH-78 window:
- a CDS encoding VWA domain-containing protein codes for MRFTTYTKYKGGWLDALNLEGLMEMLSDFLMDGGFAGGPNYHPYWGWSGTEDTNSIDALKQALLEALIESGQLTSEMLKELRGEGAGDAEIQAKIAELLDDLIQRMVEEGYISLETGSPQFTGPTQDVTGQGEIDEAKDASQTVQFNLNQKGMDFLGYRALRNLLGALGKASIGVHDTPHLSTGIEAEAASRPYEFGDTLNLDIPATLAKAIEREGLDLPLNLEYGDLMVHQSEYRSSCATVLMLDISHSMVLYGEDRFSPAKRVALALSHLIRTQFPGDTLKVVTFGDRAQEIPLSQLAKAQVGPFHTNTAEGLEIARRLLSAQKQEMRQIIMITDGKPSAITLPDGRVYTNSGGMDGHILRRTFQEVAACRKGGILINTFMLARDPYLVQFVKKVSEIARGKAYFTSTMTLGQYIMMDFMKRKRRRVG; via the coding sequence ATGCGGTTCACGACCTATACCAAGTACAAGGGCGGCTGGCTCGACGCGCTCAATCTCGAGGGCCTGATGGAGATGCTGTCCGACTTCCTCATGGACGGCGGCTTCGCGGGGGGGCCGAACTACCATCCCTACTGGGGCTGGTCGGGCACCGAAGACACGAATTCGATCGACGCGCTCAAGCAGGCGCTGCTCGAGGCGCTGATCGAGAGCGGGCAGCTCACCTCCGAGATGCTCAAGGAGCTGCGGGGCGAGGGGGCGGGCGACGCCGAGATCCAGGCCAAGATCGCGGAGCTGCTCGACGACCTCATCCAGCGCATGGTCGAAGAGGGCTACATCTCGCTCGAGACCGGCAGCCCGCAGTTCACCGGTCCCACGCAGGACGTGACCGGGCAGGGGGAGATCGACGAGGCGAAGGACGCCTCTCAGACGGTGCAGTTCAACCTGAACCAGAAGGGCATGGACTTTCTGGGGTACCGCGCGCTGCGCAACCTGCTCGGCGCGCTCGGCAAGGCGAGCATCGGGGTGCACGACACGCCGCACCTCTCCACGGGCATTGAGGCCGAGGCCGCGAGTCGCCCCTACGAGTTCGGCGACACGCTCAACCTCGACATTCCGGCCACCCTCGCGAAGGCGATCGAGCGCGAGGGGCTCGACCTGCCGCTCAACCTCGAGTACGGCGACCTCATGGTGCACCAGTCGGAGTACCGGTCGTCGTGCGCGACGGTGCTCATGCTCGACATCAGCCACTCGATGGTGCTCTACGGCGAAGACCGCTTCTCGCCGGCCAAGCGGGTCGCGCTCGCGCTCTCGCACCTGATCCGCACGCAGTTCCCCGGCGACACGCTCAAGGTGGTCACCTTCGGGGACCGCGCGCAGGAGATCCCCCTCTCGCAGCTCGCGAAGGCGCAGGTCGGCCCCTTCCACACGAACACGGCCGAGGGACTCGAGATCGCCCGGCGTCTGCTCTCCGCCCAGAAGCAGGAGATGCGGCAGATCATCATGATTACCGACGGTAAGCCGTCGGCCATCACCCTGCCCGACGGACGCGTCTACACGAACTCGGGCGGGATGGACGGCCACATCCTGCGGCGCACCTTCCAGGAAGTGGCGGCCTGCCGGAAAGGCGGCATTCTGATCAACACCTTCATGCTCGCGCGCGACCCCTACCTCGTGCAGTTCGTGAAGAAGGTGTCGGAGATCGCGCGCGGGAAGGCCTACTTCACGAGCACGATGACGCTGGGTCAGTACATCATGATGGACTTCATGAAGCGGAAGCGGCGCCGGGTGGGCTGA
- a CDS encoding ADOP family duplicated permease, with translation MRWWYIFREWIAQLVFRGREDRALEEEMRFHIDMESRKLVASGLDEVEARRLAHLRFGGTDRTRQRVREERGTRWLEDVGSDVRHGVRLLRRAPGFSAGAIAALALGIGASTAAWSLFDGVLLRPLPWADAHEIVELRELGEGRRFFPSYPNFSDWRDRSRTLSAVVAAQTMGSHAIEGPSGPARAQVLAVTRGFFETIGLPLTLGRAFTDVENVPGGPPVVMVSHAFWRTQLGAPPDLSGTRVRLFGEDREVVGVAPADHRFVVDGDILYPAEQIPGTVRGAHAYRVFGRLGEGVDVERAREELDGIAAAIQEEFPGESQAERVEVRVVQDVLLGPQRRPLGLLLGAAALVLLVVAVNVGSMVLARGTDRLPELGVRSSLGASRGRITRQLLFESLCLAVVGGVLGVATAWAFVRGAAALALEVIPRIDAVSIDGRVLAFAVVVSLGTTLLFGLVPALRLSAAAPGIAGAARGTTRGARGWGLLLAVESSLAVVLLVGAALMLATVGRIVGAPPNWDPEGVLEVAYGVPNGLFQSEAEFVAFVEGMIEEAGAVSGVESVGVANFTPLGAGNYTAPASDPTRAENPENYSGWRVVSEGYFEALRIPIVRGRAFAPDETDAALVNAALAARLWPGEDPIGKSVTNNFHDGDPFRVVGVVADAGDWRWNGDDQTEMYVPWRAARDPEFVFNMRLLVRSADGDPQSIGAAVGARLREFAPRVPWDVGTLSGALGDTAADRRFLSAVLATFAGAGGLVALVGIFGVVAYTVGRRRRELGVRMALGARGSRVRSEILGGLAASIVPGVIVGLVVAAALSRLLAALLWGVSPLDPRVYGGVALVFMAAALLAGDVPARLGARTDPAVVLREE, from the coding sequence ATGCGGTGGTGGTACATCTTCCGGGAGTGGATCGCACAGCTGGTCTTCCGAGGGCGTGAGGATCGCGCGCTCGAGGAGGAGATGCGCTTCCACATCGACATGGAGTCGCGCAAGCTCGTGGCGTCCGGACTCGACGAGGTGGAGGCGCGGCGCCTGGCCCACCTCCGCTTCGGAGGCACCGACCGCACCCGGCAGCGGGTGAGAGAAGAGCGCGGAACCCGTTGGCTCGAGGACGTCGGAAGCGACGTTCGCCACGGCGTCCGGCTTCTTCGGCGCGCCCCCGGTTTCTCCGCGGGCGCGATTGCGGCGCTGGCTCTCGGCATCGGAGCCTCGACCGCGGCCTGGTCGCTCTTCGACGGCGTGCTCCTGCGCCCCCTGCCGTGGGCGGACGCCCACGAGATCGTGGAGCTTCGGGAGCTGGGCGAGGGGCGGCGCTTCTTTCCGTCCTACCCCAACTTCTCGGACTGGCGCGACCGGAGCCGCACCCTGTCGGCGGTCGTGGCGGCCCAGACCATGGGCTCGCACGCGATCGAGGGTCCGTCGGGGCCGGCGCGAGCCCAGGTGCTGGCGGTGACGCGAGGCTTCTTCGAGACCATCGGCCTGCCGCTCACCCTGGGTCGAGCCTTCACCGATGTCGAGAACGTACCGGGCGGTCCGCCGGTGGTGATGGTGTCGCACGCCTTCTGGCGTACCCAGCTCGGCGCGCCTCCGGATCTGTCGGGCACCCGCGTGCGCCTGTTCGGCGAGGATCGCGAGGTGGTGGGGGTCGCTCCCGCCGACCATCGCTTCGTCGTCGACGGCGACATCCTCTATCCCGCGGAGCAGATCCCGGGGACCGTGCGGGGGGCGCACGCCTATCGCGTGTTCGGGCGCCTGGGGGAAGGAGTGGATGTCGAGCGGGCGCGCGAGGAGCTCGACGGGATCGCGGCCGCCATCCAGGAGGAGTTTCCGGGCGAGAGCCAGGCCGAACGGGTCGAGGTGAGGGTCGTGCAAGATGTGCTGCTCGGACCGCAGCGCCGCCCCCTGGGACTCCTTCTGGGAGCCGCGGCGCTCGTTCTGCTGGTCGTGGCGGTCAACGTGGGCAGCATGGTGCTCGCCCGCGGCACCGATCGGCTGCCGGAGCTCGGGGTGCGGAGCTCGCTGGGTGCGTCACGAGGCCGCATCACCCGCCAGCTGCTCTTCGAGTCGCTGTGCCTGGCGGTGGTGGGCGGCGTGCTCGGCGTGGCGACGGCGTGGGCGTTCGTGCGGGGGGCCGCGGCGCTCGCACTCGAGGTGATCCCCCGCATCGACGCGGTGAGCATCGACGGGCGCGTGCTCGCCTTCGCGGTGGTGGTCTCGCTCGGCACCACGCTGCTCTTCGGACTGGTTCCGGCCCTGCGTCTGTCGGCGGCCGCACCCGGGATCGCGGGAGCGGCACGGGGCACGACCCGCGGTGCCCGGGGCTGGGGGCTTCTGCTCGCGGTCGAGTCGTCGCTCGCCGTGGTCCTTCTCGTGGGTGCCGCGCTCATGCTCGCCACGGTGGGTCGGATCGTGGGTGCGCCCCCGAACTGGGATCCCGAGGGGGTGCTCGAAGTCGCGTACGGAGTGCCCAACGGGCTCTTCCAGAGCGAAGCCGAGTTCGTCGCCTTCGTCGAGGGAATGATCGAAGAAGCGGGGGCGGTCTCCGGAGTGGAGTCCGTGGGTGTCGCCAACTTCACGCCCCTCGGAGCGGGGAACTACACGGCGCCGGCGTCCGACCCGACGCGGGCCGAGAATCCCGAGAACTACAGCGGCTGGCGGGTGGTGAGCGAGGGGTACTTCGAAGCCCTGCGCATCCCGATCGTCCGGGGGCGTGCGTTCGCCCCGGACGAGACCGACGCGGCCCTCGTCAACGCGGCGCTGGCCGCGCGCCTGTGGCCCGGCGAGGACCCGATCGGGAAGTCGGTGACCAACAACTTCCACGACGGCGATCCGTTTCGGGTGGTCGGGGTCGTCGCCGACGCGGGAGACTGGCGGTGGAACGGCGATGACCAGACCGAGATGTACGTGCCCTGGCGAGCCGCCCGCGACCCGGAGTTCGTGTTCAACATGCGCCTGCTCGTCCGGAGCGCGGACGGCGATCCGCAATCGATCGGCGCGGCGGTGGGTGCCCGACTCCGCGAGTTCGCGCCGCGTGTGCCGTGGGATGTCGGGACGCTCTCCGGCGCGCTCGGCGACACCGCGGCCGATCGCCGTTTTCTGTCGGCCGTGCTGGCGACCTTCGCGGGCGCGGGCGGACTGGTCGCCCTCGTCGGCATCTTCGGGGTCGTGGCGTACACGGTTGGGAGGCGGAGGCGCGAGCTGGGGGTGCGCATGGCCCTGGGGGCGCGCGGCTCGCGGGTCCGATCCGAGATCCTCGGCGGGCTGGCCGCCTCGATCGTGCCGGGGGTGATCGTGGGGCTCGTGGTGGCCGCCGCGCTGTCGCGCCTGTTGGCCGCCCTGCTGTGGGGCGTCTCGCCCCTCGATCCGCGCGTGTACGGCGGTGTGGCCCTCGTGTTCATGGCCGCCGCCCTGCTCGCCGGCGACGTGCCCGCCCGGCTGGGCGCCCGCACCGATCCCGCCGTGGTGCTCCGGGAGGAGTGA
- a CDS encoding PadR family transcriptional regulator: MDEQGGELLRGTLDLLVLRVLAEAPMHGWGIGERLTALSDEVFLVQQGSVYPALQRLRRQGWVQAEWRRSENNRRARYYALTPAGRRRLGIEVEAWRRASGAVERILAWDP, from the coding sequence ATGGACGAGCAGGGCGGAGAACTTCTGCGGGGCACCCTCGACCTTCTGGTGCTGCGGGTGCTCGCGGAGGCTCCCATGCACGGGTGGGGGATCGGCGAGCGTCTCACGGCGCTGTCCGATGAGGTGTTTCTCGTTCAGCAGGGCTCGGTGTATCCGGCGCTGCAGCGGCTGCGACGCCAGGGCTGGGTTCAGGCCGAGTGGCGTCGGAGCGAGAACAACCGGCGCGCCCGGTACTACGCGCTGACCCCCGCGGGAAGGCGGCGCCTGGGCATCGAGGTGGAGGCGTGGCGTCGGGCGAGTGGAGCGGTGGAGCGGATCCTCGCCTGGGACCCCTGA